Part of the Candidatus Methanogranum gryphiswaldense genome, CGCCTGCAGAATATAGGACAAGATGTAAAAAAGCAAAGATCAAACCGCCCACAACCGCAGCAGGTATACAATATTTACGTAATGTGCCAGATCTCTTGACCAATAAAATACCTAAAGCTAAGACCAAAGCAGCTACTGCTGCCGTTTGATACATGTCTAGCTGAAGTGTGAACACGAATTAGACTAGGTCTTACCAATAAATAAAAAGACTGCAACAAATTTTAATTCGATCAAATAAGGAAAATATGAGTGGCCGTACATATCTGCATAAAATATGATCCAACAGTAAAAATTAAAAATATCAATAAAATAACTTACTGGGTCATAGAAGATCAACATCTTTTCGTTATAAGAATTAACGAAGCATTACTGCGCTTTTGACCTCTTCTTCTGTTCTCTCGGTTTTACTCATTTTAACATCGAAATCTTCCGCAGTTATAACTACGCAGTATGTATGGTAAGAAAAATACCAACTATACTCCTTACCGTACACTTTGACCTTCAAACCGTTTTCCTTACCCCAGGCTTCTTCCCTCTTTATGTCAAGAGGGTGATACGGATGATACACAACGATGATATCTCCATTTATATTCATAAATGAAGATTTATGATCTATATTTGGAGGTATATTTTCGCCGTTGCTATTTTTTTTATACCCTTTTATTCCAGTATAGGCTAAGCCTCTCGAAAAATAAACGATATCATTATCCTCAATGAATTTACCTAGCAATTCCCTATCGAATCCTGGGTCTGAATCCCCATATAATCTGATCTTTTTTATTGAAGTCCAAAATCTAGTCGAGTCATCAATTTCTATTCTTATATGAAGGATGTCCTTATAAGAAATATTCAACATATTTACTGCATCTATCGGAATTTCTACAATCATTTGTTTTCCCCGGACTATTGGTTTAGAAGTCCACGAGCGAGAAATTTCCTCATCAAAGATTTTTTCCGTTTGAATTTCAACATACATACCATCCATCGGAGTGATCTTCATATTTCTCACTGCCTCTGATGGCAAGAATAATGCTTTTTTAGATCCAATCACACAGACCTTTGCAGTCCATGTCCAATATTTAACTGGTATATCGTCCAATATTTGATGTAATACTTATTTGATTTATATACTTATGTATTATTACTTCATTTTAATAAATATATACATTCAATATAATAATTATTTGTATAAAAAAATTAATTGCTAAAATGTGACAACCTTAAACATATAATCTCGCCTTTCAAAGAATTATCTTTGTTTGTATCAACATGATATTCTGTTTTCCTTGTGTGTTAGTGCCACAGCACTATGGAAATATCTGTATTGAAGCTCCATTTGTTGATGATATACAATCAATAATAAAAATTGAAAAAGCATAGATAACAATGATACAAAATTGGAATCTGAAATAGCGATCTAATAAAATCGATCATTAATTCAAAAATCAAATACTGAAAAAGGAATAAGTGGGCCCGTCCAGATTTGAACTGGAGTTACTTGCACCCCAAGCAAGAAGGATACCAAGCTACCCCACGGGCCCTGTATTTCGGGGATAATAAGTTTTGGGTTAAAAGGTTTACCCAGGAAGTTTATCCGAGGGGCGCGATCTCGCCGATGAGATCAGCATGAGATACGATCATCCTGCGACAGCAGTATCTGTCGAATCCCATGTCGTCGAGGACCTTTGAGGGATCCTCACCCATTCCGACGCGCTTAACGTACTCGGGGTAGGCAGAGCCTACGACCTTTCCGCATGTGAAACATCTCACCGGTATTATCATGATATCGCCTTAACGGTATGACTTCTGCTTCTTGGCACGTGCACCGTGACCGAGTGGGTTCTTCGGCAGTTTCCTTCTGTCATCGTTGACAATGAGTGTTCTGTCATACGCCCTGAAGACCGCTTCAAGCTCCTCATCCTTGTAGAATGCTACGAGCCCCTTTGCGACTGCTGTCCTCGCAGCTGCAGCCTGTCCCATGACTCCGCCACCGTTTATTATGATGGCGATATCGACCTTGGCCACTTTGTCTGGAACGAGTTCCAAAGGCTCTTTGATCTTGAGCTTTGCGAGTTCGGGTGTGAAAATCTCTAAAGGAATCTTGTTGATTGTTACCTTACCAGTTCCCTCTTTTACAGAGGCCCTTGCAACGGCCGTCTTCCTCTTTCCGCTTGTGTTTACGCAATCCATAAGATCATCTCACATTGGATCCCAGGAATTTTGAAACGGCTCCTAGGGTTGTGTATTTACCGGTGATTTCCCTTACTGCCTCCTGAGGCCTAACCATCTCGCAATCTACGAACTGCTTAGGAACCCCAACGAAGACGTGAAGTCTCCTGTAGGCATCCCTTCCAGTAGATGTTGTCCAGGGGATCATTCCTCTGACACATCTCTTGAAAAGAAGGTCTGCCCTGCGGGGGTAGAAAGGTCCTTTCCTTTTTGTTGTATCTCCGCAATCAACCTTCATTTTGAAGCTTGCGAATGTGACTTCCTTCTCTCCGGTGATCACTAGATATTCTGCGTTGAGAACGACGACCTCTTCGCCGCTCATTATCATCTCAGCGACATTACTCGAAAGTCTGCCGTAGATGAGGTTCTTTCCGTCGATAACTGTAACCATCCGAATCACCTCATGATCCTGACCTTAGTACCATGGGGATTGGCCTCCATGATCTCTCTGAGGGTCATAGTCTTACCGCCAGCGGCTTGGATGCCTGCCTTTGCTGCATCCGAAAAGTCGTACGCTGCGACGGTCAATTTTTTTGTAATGCTTCCTGCTGCAAGAACTTTTCCGGGGACGATTACCATCTCTCCGTCCTTTGCATACATCTCTAATCTGCTAAGATTCGCCTCGGCCCAGTTACTCTTTGGTTTTTCGAGCCTAAGCGCGATGTCTCGCCAGATTGGAGCTTCTGTCTCCCTGGTCTTTGCCTTAAGATCGAAGATCAAGGCAATGAGGTGGGGATTTGTCTTTGTTGTGCTCATTTTACTGACTCTCCCGACATTGGGTAACCGTCGTAAGTGTAGGTTGTTTATAAAACTATCCCGCACTGATTCTCAATAATAGAAGGATCTATGATCAACAGTATTGGACCGTAACCCTGTGCACGAAACCAATTGCGACCACACATCAGG contains:
- a CDS encoding 30S ribosomal protein S9, whose translation is MDCVNTSGKRKTAVARASVKEGTGKVTINKIPLEIFTPELAKLKIKEPLELVPDKVAKVDIAIIINGGGVMGQAAAARTAVAKGLVAFYKDEELEAVFRAYDRTLIVNDDRRKLPKNPLGHGARAKKQKSYR
- a CDS encoding DNA-directed RNA polymerase subunit N: MIIPVRCFTCGKVVGSAYPEYVKRVGMGEDPSKVLDDMGFDRYCCRRMIVSHADLIGEIAPLG
- a CDS encoding 50S ribosomal protein L18e, whose translation is MSTTKTNPHLIALIFDLKAKTRETEAPIWRDIALRLEKPKSNWAEANLSRLEMYAKDGEMVIVPGKVLAAGSITKKLTVAAYDFSDAAKAGIQAAGGKTMTLREIMEANPHGTKVRIMR
- the rplM gene encoding 50S ribosomal protein L13, which gives rise to MVTVIDGKNLIYGRLSSNVAEMIMSGEEVVVLNAEYLVITGEKEVTFASFKMKVDCGDTTKRKGPFYPRRADLLFKRCVRGMIPWTTSTGRDAYRRLHVFVGVPKQFVDCEMVRPQEAVREITGKYTTLGAVSKFLGSNVR